In Thermodesulfobacteriota bacterium, a genomic segment contains:
- a CDS encoding NAD(P)H-hydrate dehydratase, which produces MIALLTAAQMRALDAHTIEAVGLPGPVLMETAGRAVLHHLWAAYRDEALAGPVAVLCGKGNNGGDGFVVARCLHHLGCRVSAILLGSGEGVSGDAAVHLTAYRGSGGRLLEVSGRNRREAEARVSGAALAVDAILGTGLAAEVRGLPAEAISWLGAGACPVVSVDIPSGVCSDSGRILGAAVRADLTVTFGWPKRGHYLYPGAALRGRLEVAEIGIPPAALGRTSPGLWCLEEDDFGGGLVRAPDAHKGTLGHVVVLGGTAGKAGAPGLAAWGALRAGAGLATLAAPAAALHGARLPLEVMTEALGSAREGDGWDAGLWAQASLVLGRAGALVVGPGMGTAAGAGGFLSRLLAEEGAPVVLDADALNLLAGSPGLWAGRRRPMVLTPHPGEAGRLLGVSTADVQADRVGALHRLCSRYGCPVILKGAATLVGAPGEPAHLIPVGNPGMATAGTGDVLAGVVGAFLARGLEAAAACRLAAYAHGLAGDLAANEVGEEGLVASDLLAALPRALARLGSRREALRSDRSDLSDLSDRAGSSDRCGRPRRSARPPSHPTAHPEENP; this is translated from the coding sequence GTGATCGCGCTTCTGACCGCCGCGCAGATGCGGGCTCTCGATGCCCATACCATCGAGGCGGTGGGGCTGCCGGGCCCCGTGCTCATGGAGACCGCCGGAAGGGCCGTGCTCCACCATCTGTGGGCGGCCTACCGGGACGAGGCATTGGCCGGGCCGGTGGCGGTGCTGTGCGGGAAGGGCAACAACGGCGGGGACGGCTTCGTGGTGGCGCGCTGCCTGCACCATCTGGGGTGCCGGGTCTCGGCCATCCTGCTGGGGAGCGGCGAGGGTGTGTCGGGCGACGCCGCGGTGCACCTGACTGCCTACCGGGGCTCGGGGGGGCGCCTCCTGGAGGTATCCGGAAGGAACCGCCGGGAAGCGGAGGCTCGCGTCTCGGGGGCGGCGCTCGCGGTGGACGCGATCCTGGGCACGGGACTCGCGGCCGAGGTCCGGGGCCTGCCCGCCGAGGCCATCTCCTGGCTGGGGGCCGGCGCGTGTCCCGTGGTGAGCGTCGACATCCCGTCGGGGGTCTGCTCCGATTCGGGGCGAATCCTCGGAGCCGCGGTTCGCGCCGATCTGACGGTGACCTTCGGGTGGCCCAAGCGGGGCCACTACCTCTACCCCGGGGCCGCCCTGCGGGGCCGCCTGGAGGTGGCGGAGATCGGCATCCCGCCGGCCGCCCTCGGACGCACCTCCCCGGGCCTCTGGTGCCTGGAGGAGGACGACTTCGGGGGGGGGCTGGTGCGGGCGCCAGACGCCCACAAGGGCACCCTGGGGCACGTGGTGGTGCTCGGCGGAACCGCCGGAAAGGCCGGGGCGCCCGGCCTGGCCGCCTGGGGCGCGCTGCGGGCCGGTGCCGGGCTGGCAACCCTTGCGGCTCCGGCGGCCGCGCTGCACGGGGCGCGGCTGCCCCTGGAGGTGATGACCGAGGCCCTGGGGTCGGCCCGGGAGGGGGACGGCTGGGATGCGGGACTCTGGGCGCAGGCGTCCCTGGTGCTCGGGCGGGCTGGGGCCCTCGTGGTCGGTCCGGGCATGGGTACCGCTGCGGGGGCCGGCGGCTTCCTGTCCCGGCTCCTGGCGGAGGAGGGCGCGCCCGTGGTACTCGATGCCGACGCCCTGAACCTCCTGGCCGGGTCGCCCGGCCTCTGGGCCGGCCGCCGGCGCCCCATGGTCCTTACGCCCCACCCCGGGGAGGCGGGCCGGCTCCTGGGGGTTTCCACCGCCGATGTGCAGGCGGACCGTGTCGGGGCGCTGCACCGCCTGTGCTCCCGGTACGGCTGCCCCGTGATCCTCAAGGGTGCCGCTACCCTCGTGGGCGCTCCGGGCGAGCCGGCGCACCTGATTCCGGTCGGAAACCCCGGCATGGCAACGGCCGGTACCGGCGACGTGCTCGCGGGAGTGGTGGGGGCCTTCCTGGCCCGGGGGCTCGAGGCCGCCGCCGCCTGCCGCCTGGCGGCCTATGCCCACGGCCTGGCGGGGGACCTCGCCGCCAACGAGGTGGGGGAGGAGGGTCTGGTCGCTTCCGACCTCCTTGCGGCGCTGCCCCGAGCCCTGGCTCGGCTCGGCTCCCGGCGAGAGGCTCTTCGGTCGGACCGGTCCGACCTGTCCGACCTGTCCGACCGGGCTGGCTCGTCCGACCGATGTGGCAGGCCGCGCCGATCCGCCCGACCGCCCAGCCACCCGACGGCCCATCCCGAGGAGAACCCATGA
- a CDS encoding holo-ACP synthase produces the protein MILGVGLDLVAVERIRALQERRGERFLRRVFTDAEARACLGRGDPAPSLAARFAAKEAGMKALGTGWGSGVGWLDLEVVGEPGTAPRLVLRGRAAQLADARGVGAVHLSLTHDAGVAGAVVLLESAP, from the coding sequence GTGATTCTGGGAGTGGGCCTCGACCTGGTGGCCGTGGAGCGGATCCGGGCACTCCAGGAGCGGCGCGGCGAGCGCTTCCTGCGCCGGGTCTTCACCGATGCCGAGGCCCGGGCCTGTCTTGGCCGGGGGGACCCCGCGCCGTCGCTCGCCGCGCGCTTTGCGGCCAAGGAGGCCGGGATGAAGGCCCTGGGCACCGGCTGGGGGAGCGGCGTGGGGTGGCTCGACCTGGAGGTGGTGGGTGAACCGGGAACGGCTCCGCGCCTGGTGCTGCGGGGGCGGGCGGCGCAGCTGGCCGACGCCCGGGGGGTGGGGGCGGTGCACCTGAGCCTCACCCACGACGCCGGGGTGGCCGGGGCCGTGGTCCTCCTGGAGTCCGCGCCGTGA